In Chiloscyllium punctatum isolate Juve2018m chromosome 18, sChiPun1.3, whole genome shotgun sequence, the sequence TGTGATGTGAGCAGTAGCACTTGTCAGTAATCAGAAAGAGTTCAGAGAAAGATATGCTTAAGATAATATACAGTGCTTGATGGTTAAGTGCCCTTGTAAAGGTGTTTGTTTTGTTTCTATATCTGATATCTTTACAGTTGTAGTGTTTCACAGGGAAGGCTTCTGTGTCCTGCTTAAATCCCTTGAGCAAAGGGgagcaagttggaccgaaggatctgtttctgtgctgtacatctctatgactctatgactaagtgctGAGATGGTAAACGATAGCAAAATGTTTAAAAGGAGGGGTCATCACTTGGCACTTGGCACTTGGCATCCACAAGGTTATCAAAATTCTGGGGTAATTGGCTGAGAGGAAATACCTGTATGTAGCGTACTGAGGGCCATCTGATTGATATTGAATCAGTTTCTTAGTTAAGCATGTCCCATCTCTCTAAGCATGGTCAAGTGGTGGCATTGCTTCATAGCATTTTTTTCTCTCATGTCCAAAAATACTATGGCAATTTTTATTAGTATCTAAAGCTTTTCTTCTATGTTCTTCTGATTATTAGTAAAAAGGACTGGAATGTTcaactttttaactttgttttccgTATTTTTCTGCTTTGTACCTAAGTTTCTGTTCTTggatacctttgtacctaagatggctccATAAGCAGCgatttgtaaacttttcactgtactcatgtgagtacgTGATCATAAACCGATTTCAATCCAAACTTGTGTTCTCCATATCTCAAATAATTGTGTTTTGGTTTGATGACTGATTTATGGGTTAACTAGCCAGCCAATTGAATAAAGTTGCTTGTTGCATGTGGGTAAAAGTGATGGGGTATTGCACCATTAGTGATTTTAAATCTTGTAACTGGTTAGTCAAGGAAAGAACTTGCAATTATTTATAGAACTCAACAATCACCAATGTTTCCTTCTGCTTTGATTGTCTCTTGATTTCATCAATCTAGTTGATGGCAGGTCAAACTGCGAGCGACCGATCTTCTGCTCCATTCACAGACAGGAGACCCTGAAGCTGTTCTGTGAGACATGTGACACTCTAACCTGTCGGGACTGTCAGCTGCTCACACACAAAGATCACAGGTATGGGGACTCTCTTCAGTTTGCGTCATTCTTTCACCTCTTGCTCTGTGGATCTACCTTCTCTTTGTGGGTGAAGACTGTGTTGCAGATTTTGTGATCATTGTTCTTAATATAGATCGACACCCCTTTATCTGAAATCTGAAGGTTTTTCTTGAAGTGTTTTTCTCATTAACGAGGTTGTTTGGTGTGCAAACAGTTTACATAACTTCGCATGTTACTCCAATGCGAGGTGGGTGggtgtggcccagcactggcaggcctccATTCTCTCTCAGGGCCCATTGTACTCACAGTGAGTCTGCTGTttggtaagttttttttaaagtttcaccatcaaactgtcacttatttCGAAATGCAaaaaattccaaattccaaaAACCAACAGGTCCTGAGCACTTCtgataaaggattgtgcacctgtaCTTGTGATTAAAACATAGTTGAAATTAGGCCGTGTGCAGATGGCTACCCATCTTGCTCCAATTGATTCAGCTAATTTCTAGGGAAGGTTCATGTTATGCCTCTTCAAGAGAAAAGCAGCATGTCTTCCACATTCTGCAGTGTCACCCATAGCCAACTGGTACCACTTATACTTCAGAGGCTCAGGCTTCCAGGCTTTGTGCTTTAGAATCTGCACTGATGCTGTGCTACAGTACTGAAGGAGGCTGAATTGTCAGAGGTGCAGTCCTTCCGATGAGACATGATACTGAGTTCCATCAAAAATCCCATGACATTATTTCAAAAAAGAGCAACAGatgtctccctggtgtcatggccaatatttatccctcagccaaCATCACTCAAACCTTTTATCTGGTCATTATTGTATTGCTGTAGGTAAGAATTTACCGTGTGCACTTGAGCTGCAGCATTtcctacattagattagatttgattccctatggtgtggaaacaggccctttggcccaaccagtcctcaccgaccctctgaagagtaacccacctagacccatttccctctgactaatgcaccaaacactatgggcaatttagcacgaccaattcacctaacctgcacatctttggactgtgggaggaaaccggagcaaacccacacagaatggGGAGAATGggaaaactccaaacagacagtcccctgaggctggaattgaacctgggaccctggtgctgtgaccactgagccaccgtgccgccctatgagccaccgtgccacattgCACTTCAAAAAAGTGCTGCTATGGTAATAAAACACTTTGAGACAAAGAGCGACGTAAATGCAAGCCCCTCTTCCTGTGAGGAAAAAAATTAACAAAATGATATTACTTACTTGATGGACAAATCCATTTCATATCctgcttgaaacattaattctgttgcCCTCTCCCCAGATACTGCCAAATCTGCTGTGTTTCCCAGcacttatttttatttcatctggttcactaaagtaCTTTAGGAAAGTAAATTGCTCATCCCTGTCTGCccagacccagagcgatgtgATTGCTTCCTTTCTTCAGTTCATGGTGAATTACGGTAGGGCATCAAATTGGGGGTCTTGCCGACAATGTCCACATTCTATgatggaattttttaaaaaagaggaaCTTTGAGAATCTGTGCAAGTTACATATCGTGTTATCAAATAATCTACTATGTGGTTTTGAACATCCAGACAGGAAGGTGTAACAACTGTGGCCCTGTTCGTAGCAGCCTTGGCTCTCGATAGAGGATTCAGAACCCCACACCAGCCAACAAAATCTGAGCTGATGCTTCAGTGTAGTACTGAGAGAATGCCGTACTGTCTCACTAGCCCTCTTTTGGATGAGGTCCTGACACTGTTTCAGCCTAAAAGATCCCTTGTCTCTATTTTGAAGAAGAACAGCATTTACCCAAGTGCGAATATAGATCACGTCCTTAACAAGCTATATTAAAACAGGTTATCTGGCTATTATCAGTTCTGTTTCTGGGAAGCAAACTCTGTGTAAATTGACTGCCCTGCTTCCCTAAATTACAAACTCAAAGATGCATCATTGGCCATACATCACTCTGAatgtcctgaggttgtgaaataTGCAATATgcatctgttttctcttgtttcctttcttttatttctttcctcaTTCATTAGAAAAAAGTCATATTCCTAATTTGACCCCTAACACAAAGTGTGTCATGAGCTAAGCATCTGTGAAATGACATTCAGTGGCAAAGGTCCACACAGCAGTGATACAAAACTCATTGACGGAGCTTTGACCAGAAAAGAAATCAACATAATTtccataaggccataagatataaaccatttgacccatcgagtctgctccactatttgatcatggctgatatgtttttctACCCCATCATCCTGCCTTCTCCCTCCTACCCTTGATCTCCTCACTAATTAAAAAACCcttctatctttgtcttaaatatactcaatgactttacctccacagccttctgcagcagagttccacagattcaccaccctctggttgaagaaattccttcttctCTCAGCCCTGAAGGGTTGTTCCATCACTCAGAGGCTGTGTCCTTATGTCCTAGACTCTCCTATTAGTGGAAATATAATCTCcacatctactctatccaggcctctcagtgttctgtaagtttcagtgagatACCCCCTCATCCTACTAAACCCCCTTGAGTACAACTCCAGACCCATAGTCGTCaattgctcctcatatgacaagcccttcatccctgtgATCGTTCTTATAAACCACCTGTCAAACCTGTCCAATGCCAGCACAGCCTTCCTTAGTTACAGGGCCCAAAAccgctcacagtattccaaatataGTCTAACTTGTGCTTTACACCCCCTCACctgtacatctctgctcttgtattctagccctcttgaaatgattgcatttgccttcctacctgccaagtgaacctgcatgttaaccttaagagaattcaGAACTAGGacttccaagtccctttgtgcttcagatccctgcagcctttccccatttagaaaatagttcacacctcttcttcattccaaagtgcataacctcacattttcccaccaTGTATGCCATCTGGCACTTCATTGCCTGCTCTTCGAGCCTGACCAAGTCCTTTCTGTAGCcttcctgcttcctcaacactgccTGCCCTTctgtctatctttgtgtcatctgcaaatctagcAACGATGCCCTCAAAATGATAATGGATAACATGAATacttgtggtcccaacacagacccCTGTGGATcttcactagtcactggctgccatcctgaaaaagacccctttactCTGGCTTTCTCCCAGTCTTCTATCTGTGTCAGTTCCTTGCCCTTATCTCCATGGGCTCTTATTTAGCAACCTCTTGTGTGGTTCTTGtcaaaggtcttttggaaatccaaatcgaTTATGTCCGTTGGGTCTCCTTTGTCGAatttgcttgttacctcctcaaagaattctaacaaattgGTCTGCTATTACCTTCGGCTGTTGAAGCTGTGTTGACTCAGCTCAATTTTAACATGGACTCTAAAttcttaccaacaactgaggtcaggctaaccgacctatagtttcctgtcttttGCCTCTCTCCCTTCTTACACAGAGgtattacattagccatttttcagtcctctggcaccCTCCCTAACTCCAGTgactcctgaaagatcaccacagaTGCCTTTGTATTCTGTTCCACTGTCTCCTTCAgtctctggggtgtagtccatccagTCTGGGTGAATTATTCACTTTCAGACCTTGAGCACTTTCTCCTCAATGTTGACCACGATAATCACCCCTACCcattgactctcttgaagttctggtagaCTGCTGGTGACTTCcattgatgcaaagtacctaatcacttcctccgccatttctttgttccccattaatATTTCTCCAGCCTGATTTTCTAGTGGTACAATGTCCATTCTTGCCCCTCTCTTACCTTTTATATATCTGGAGAAACTCTTACAATCTTCTTATGTTATTACCTAGCTTTCTTTCATATTGAAtccttccccactccccctccgcCTCCCCACCCTATTTAATTTGTAGTTGTCCTTTGCTGGTGTTTAAAGGCTTCACAATCCTTTGGCTTTGCTAGAATCTTTAGCACAtcatatgctttttcttttgcttttatgccaccctgacttcccttgtcaccCACTGTTGTCTTGTCCTCCCGTTAATATGTTTcgtcttccttgggatgaatttctgctgtgcctccacTACCTCCTGGATCCTCTTACGTACCTCAGTGGTGGTCACCTTcttctgtccctgaccactgactaCATTCAAGGTAGTTAATCTAAGACTGCCTCCGGAAACTCTTCCCCTCCCTGATGCTCATTAGCTCTGAGCTGGAGTTCCTTAAACAACCAATACTTgctacagatgtggtcactgtCAACCACAATGGGGTCCACCAGCCTCCACATCATGCAGTTACAACACATCGCCAGGCCTGCTCCTTTATCTTATGTACTTTAGTTCCTAATTTGAGTTTTTCTCCTGATCTTTTACTTTGTAGCCTGTAAATATTTTCTCTATTTACCTTCAGTCCGAAAGCAGCCTACAATTGTCAAATTAGTTGCTATCACCAACCAATAAACTTACAGTTTACCTGTGATGTGAACAGTTATAAAATATGTGAAGGGAGAATGGTATTCGCTTACTTCCAGCGAGCATTTGTAATAAACATCAAATTTATGTCACAGGTACCAGTTTCTCGAGGAAGCCATTAAGAATCAGAAACTGACGTTGGAAAACCTAGTGAAGAGGTTGACAGAGAAGAAAACTCAGCTGCAAGTTACCACCAAGCAGGTTCGCACAAGGTATGCCTCGTGTTGTTGGAACTAGACTGCACATCTTTGTTCTCCTGCTTTAAAGGGGAAGTATCAACGTTAAACACCACCACTGAAAGCAGGAGCAATGGTCCTCATAACTTGCGCACCACAGAAGTTTATTTACAGCTGCCATCTCAGATGTTAGCTGATGTCAGCTGTGAACGGCAGTCGTTCAAATTGCATGAGCCAGGATGAAAAAGAGTGAGATTCCCAATCCTGATTTCCTACTGGGAGTCTCTGCCAAACAGTTCATCTGTGCGCACCAGGATGAATCAGTGATATGATGTCCCGTCTCACTTGCTTATTTGCTTTTGCTCACTCTTTCTTGCCCCCCTGCCCCGACCTTCCATCATGCTGTATAAAGTTAGATTTTTGTATTCCCTAAATGAACTCTGGGATGACATTACATTTATTAGGTATTTTAATTATGTTTGAATCAGTGGTTTTGATTTCCTCTGTCAGGTTGAGAGATGTCCAGGACATGCAAAAGAAGGTCCAGGTTGAGATCAAGATGGCCATCCTTCAAATAATGCGAGAGCTTAACAAACGGGGCAAGACGCTTATCCAGAGATTGGAGGTAACCATAGTGCTTACACTGGATATTATACCATACACAACACAGCAATCGTGGTATATGCTGCTGCTTCCAAACATTACATCTACAGGGGCTGAAGTCAGAAAAGCTCATTGGGTGGCAGCTTCTATTCAAGTACAGAAATCAATGCCAGCCCATGCTGATATAGCTCAATGTAGCTAAGCTATTGTTGGAGCACTGCATTAGATCTTAATGCCAACTTGTCAGGAAAATTCCCCATTCCTGAATGCTTGCCAGTGGCTCTCACAGAAAAGAGCCCAAGTTGACCTCAATTGTCCTAGAGGGGTAACCCCCTCTGGTCTGGCCTAATAAATAAGAAAGGGCTTTAGGCACTGATGTGATGGGTATTGAAAGTTGGGAACTGAACCatgatgggaattggaactttcAGAGTAGTGGTACCTTCCATGTTAAAACTGTGGGGAAAACTAAAAATTCACTCTTGTTTAAAAAGTAGTTGGAATTTTGTGTGTCTTATTCTGCTTGTCATCTTCAAATGTCCAGTGTGAGTTTTCTGAAGATCTGATGCTCACAATGGGCTAAATGTTATAGCCTTCTGTAGGTCTACAAGCTCTCCAAGCTACAAGACCCAAGTTTATGCCATTAATTCTTTCCTTGGTGAACATGTGATAATTTTCATTATCTAAGATGCTTCCCCACTGGGAAAGAGAGCGACTTGTTTCAGGTTAGCATCAGCAGGGGTCAGATCTTTTGGCTGTACTCTTTGTGGATACGTGGTGGATGTATTTATAAACTTCTAACTTGTGCTTTGCACTCTGATAGAAGTTGACAGAAGAGAGGCAGCTACAACTGGGTCAGCAACACTTGTCCATGTCCAAACTGTACTGGCAAATGGATCACGTCTTAAAGTTTGCTTCCTGGGCTATCAGCACCGATAACAGCACAGCCCTGTTGCTGTGCAAGAAACTGGTATGTAAAAATGATTAACCTGCACTTACTGCTTAGCCACTATCTTATCTGCTCTAATTACCGCTTCAAGGATTAGATGTGTGTGGGAGTGCAAACCGCTTTTTCAGACGTTGTGGACATGTCTGTCCCAAATTGACATTGTCATTGCATATGTGACGTCTCAAGGATTGAAATGCTACACTGTTTAGATCATGCCATTTGGAGAAACACTGCTAAAGAGACTGATTGCTGTCAAGAGCTGAATGTAGATGAGGGTGTTGTGGTAATGTCagtggactattaatccagaggtcCAGCCCATGGatgtggattcaaatcccaccagggcagcttgtggaatttaaattcaactaaTAAATCAAAACTGAAAATAATAGTAATGGTATCCATTAAACTatcatcaattgttgtaaaaaacaACTAGTTGACTAACATTCTTTTCAAGTCACATGAAAgattaaataaaaataataattgaGGAAACCTAACTGCTGCTATTGTGCACAAGCATGAGTTCTTGAGCATGTATTCACCTTGCTTAAGTTCTGGTACTTAGTAAATCTGATTTGTTGATTCAGAAAATAAACAAACTGCTGGAGAAGGTCtggagatctggcagcatctgtggacagagaaacagagtcaacataTTGAGTCCAATTTGAGTCGTCTTTGATATTCTGAAGAAGAGacattggatttgaaacattaattctggaTGATTAAAACATGctaacattaattctgtttctctgaaGACTCGCGGAGTCACTCCAgcacattatttttatttcagatcttcagcatccacagtattttgcttttatttaaggaTGTGGGCCATGTTCCTGATACCCAGGACATGACAACAAGATTGCAGTGTAAGGGGTGGCTCATTCAAGTTCTACAGCCATTGCAACTGGCTGTCAACAGTGCAGAAACTGTCCCACCGCTGCTTTCAACTTTGAGACAACTGGAAGAAGTTGGTCTGTTGATTGTTTGTTTTGTTACATGTAtgttgtgttcctgtgtatgttaGCGCAGCAATGGATTGAGAAATATCACAGTCTATTGTATAAGGTGAAGCTGTCATCTGTTAAAGCTTTCTGTGCATCAGTAGCATACTTTTGATTAACCTCCAAGTTCTGAATGAATGCTACATATGAAATATTTAGTCAACAgattttattttgcttttatagATCTTCTTTCAGTTGCAAAGAGGGTTACAATCCAAAGTGAACACAGAGGAGTTGAAAAATGACATCATTACATTTCTCTGGGACTCTGCGTTCTGGACTAAGAATGCAGCCAACTTTGGTAAGCAGCTATTTAAACATTGAATACTTGTTCAGATTTCACAAGTTGTTTTGACTAGCGATCATCTCCCACGTGCTAAATCCTTGGGGTCATCTGAATCCTAAATTTTGCCAAGACCCATTCTCTCATCAGCCTATGCTTGCTGACTAACATTAACTTCAAATGGGTTATCAGGCTGTATGCTAAAAttttcatccttgttttcaaatgtcTTCATGCCTTTATCACAAATACCAGCCCCTCCTAAACATCTGTGTGACCACCTCTAAATTTGAATCTTCCAAGAACTTGTTGGGCATCCCTGATTTTAATCACTCCACAGTTTACTTCTATGCCTCTTTACTTCAACTACATAGGCACTAAGCGTTGGAATTCTCTTAACTAAGGGTTTTTTTTTACCTCTATGCACTCTTTAAGGTGCTTCCTAAGAGCTGCCTGTCTCGATGATCCTTGTTTGGATCACTGTCTAATAATGTTCATGTGAAGTGCTTGTAATGTTTTACCTGACATTAACACAACTTGTAATAGCTGTAACTTTGGTAACTGTGACATTGCAAAAATAATCCCTTGATAATCATGGTTGATAGAATGTGGAGCTGGTAAGGCACAGCAGATCAGTCAGCATCGGATAAGCAGGAGTGTtgacctgatgaagggttttcagaaacattgactttcctgctcctccaatgctgtctgacctgctgtgcttttccagctccacattttatcgactGTGACTTGCAGCATCGGCAGTGCTTTCTGTTCCCTTAATAATCATGAACATTTTCATCAGTAGTTTGTTTCTCTACAGGTAATGTTGTGATAGAAATTCCTCCAACACTATCAGCACATCTTCCAGTTCAGCATCCTTCAACATCTGGCCACTGCCCTCAGCCTGTCTCCCAGCACCCCACCGTCTCCCAGCACCCCACCGTCTCCCAGCACCCCACCGTCTCCCAGCACCCCACCGTCTCCCAGCACCCCACCGTCTCCCAGCACCCCACCGTCTCCCAGCACCCCACCGTCTCCCAGCACCCCACCGTCTCCCAGCACCCCACCGTCTCCCAGCACCCCACCGTCTCCCAGCACCCCACCGTCTCCCAGCACCCCACCGTCTCCCAGCACCCCACCGTCTCCCAGCACCCCACCGTCTCCCAGCACCCCACCGTCTCCCAGCACCCACCCGTCTCCCAGCACCCCACCGTCTCCCAGCACCCACTCGTCTCCCAGCACCCCACCGTCTCCCAGCACTCACTCGCTTCCCAGCATCCCACCGTCTCCCAGCACTCACTCGCTTCCCAGCACTCACCCGTCTCCCAGCACCCCACCGTCTCCCAGCACTCACTCGTCTCCCAGCACCCCACCGTCTCCCAGCACCCCACCGTCTCCCAGCACTCACCCGTCTCCCAGCACCCCACCGTCTCCCAGCATAATCGAATGACTATGACCCAAGGCACCACTTGGCGAAATCACATGCCTATGCAGCCCTCCCATCGACCACCACCACCCAGTTACCATCAACTCCAACCTCCTCGCCAGTCTCCTGTGCAACATAGCACGCAGCAGGTTCTCATACGGCAGTCTCATTCAGCTCCATCCTGGCCCCCAGTAAGTGGACAGACACGGATGCAGCAAGCTGTGCAGCTGGTAAGGCCAACAGCCGCAGTGCCAAACCCAAATGGGAGATACCTGCagcagatgcaagtacagttggTGCGACAAGGGAACATTGTACAGatgcaacagcagcagcaacagctcATGGCTCAAATGCTATTACTGCCACAGATGAATGGAGTACAAGTAAGTTAATGATTTAGAAATTATTTTCTGAGCTGAACCCACCTTAGcgactaaagggatcaaggggtatggagagaaagcaggagtagGATACTGATCAGCCATGGTTGTGTGgtagtgcaggctcaaagggccgaatggcctacgcTTGCGCCTGTGTTATATATTTCTGTTCCCCCCCAGCACAATCACCACCACAACAACTCTCCTGTATAACTTCAGAGTGCGCCTTTGTGGTTTTTCATTCTTCTGTTAATCTCACCAAAAAGCCAGCAATGTTTTGAACCATTTAATTATGTAATTCAGAAGGAATCAGTTCAGCCTACCAGATTTCCTCATGTTGCCTCAGGTACTTTTGTCAATTCATTAATGTCAATGTCCTCTGTTTACCAACCCTTCTGACGGAACTGGCTTCTCTTTATTTATTCTGTTAGAATTATTAATGATTATGAGCAACTGTGTCTCATCTCTTTAAGGATATAATCCTATTGTGTCTAGGCTTTCCAATAATAGAAATCCCATTTTCCTAATTCCAGaattgagagaatgtgtgtcaTTTGGTTTGCTCACTGTTTATTTCTGATGGTTAGCATTGCCTATAATATCTGATTTCTAGCATGCacagttttgttttctttttcatttctgcaagttttattctttcaatgtaggTCCACCAGCCTCAAGGACATACTCAGGGAGCTGCCAAGCCACTGACCAGTGGGCAGCAATGTGCCACTCTGTACCCACAATTACCTGTCCAGCAACCTACTGCCATCAGCAGACTACCTTCACCTATGCAGCGGCAGCCACTGCCCTTTGGAACCAGCATGCCTGGTAGCAGACAGTCCCCACCGGTGCAGCAAGTGTCTACATCCATCGCACAACTGAACGTACCGGTCAGCCGTCCTTCTCCTCCAGTGCAGCAAGCACTCAAATCAAACACTACTTTTAATCGTCGATTCCTCTCAAATGCTGCACCCCAGCAAGTTCACCCCATCAGTCCTGTCAGTCAAAGTGTAAGTTTATCAAGTaaatatattgattggaattgtTAAATTAATTAAAATTACCAGTTGCTTGGTAGTATGGAACCTTAATATTGTTGGAAAGAGAGGCAGGCTGATGAAGCCTTTTGTCTTGTACTCATGaggacaaatgcaagtttcaATGATCAAAATAATTTATACAGTAAGTTCCCTAAGCTCCTGAGCAATTAAAAAAAGGTATGAAAGGTATGAGGCTTGAATATGTTTTTGTTTACAGGGAATGGGTCTCTGTGTATCACTTCCAACAAATGAAGAAAAGTCAAATTATGAGCTTAACTGGTGATCTTTTATTGGTTGTTGGTTTTGGCTATAAGCACATGGAAACTAGGaccaggagcaggccattcggccctatGAGCCTGCTCTCCCAATCAGTTTGATCATGGCTAAGCCCCCCTCATCACACTCAGGATTGTTAAATCAATACTACCCTATTATACTTTGGCCAAGGTAGTGCCATGGAGAAAGTAACAGTTAGAGTTGACTTTTGTAATTTTGTATTTACCATTCTGTAATTGTTATCCCCCTGTAGGATAAGTTGTAGTGTTTACATGAAATTTGATATTCCTGTATCCTAATGACTGCAAGATGATAAGCTTTGGCAACGAGTTTTCCTTCTCAGCAATATTT encodes:
- the LOC140489354 gene encoding transcription intermediary factor 1-alpha-like isoform X2, whose product is MDSPTALLPAESGRPPDDSGPAAEAEAPDAVAAEMSQLERCGVCREALRERQPRLLPCLHSLCKGCIGANSNSPGEGLICCPVCKQQCYIKDIIENYFLRDTGELDSSSNRKVSQVCTSCEDNAVSSSFCVECAEWLCDACVEAHQRVKFTKDHTMSKKNPGLTVDGRSNCERPIFCSIHRQETLKLFCETCDTLTCRDCQLLTHKDHRYQFLEEAIKNQKLTLENLVKRLTEKKTQLQVTTKQVRTRLRDVQDMQKKVQVEIKMAILQIMRELNKRGKTLIQRLEKLTEERQLQLGQQHLSMSKLYWQMDHVLKFASWAISTDNSTALLLCKKLIFFQLQRGLQSKVNTEELKNDIITFLWDSAFWTKNAANFGNVVIEIPPTLSAHLPVQHPSTSGHCPQPVSQHPTVSQHPTVSQHPTVSQHPTVSQHPTVSQHPTVSQHPTVSQHPTVSQHPTVSQHPTVSQHPTVSQHPTVSQHPTVSQHPTVSQHPTVSQHPPVSQHPTVSQHPLVSQHPTVSQHSLASQHPTVSQHSLASQHSPVSQHPTVSQHSLVSQHPTVSQHPTVSQHSPVSQHPTVSQHNRMTMTQGTTWRNHMPMQPSHRPPPPSYHQLQPPRQSPVQHSTQQVLIRQSHSAPSWPPVSGQTRMQQAVQLVRPTAAVPNPNGRYLQQMQVQLVRQGNIVQMQQQQQQLMAQMLLLPQMNGVQVHQPQGHTQGAAKPLTSGQQCATLYPQLPVQQPTAISRLPSPMQRQPLPFGTSMPGSRQSPPVQQVSTSIAQLNVPVSRPSPPVQQALKSNTTFNRRFLSNAAPQQVHPISPVSQSTQVGVNCRQSPTSNPHFGSSPVYQLKMLVEQATSYPCVILPHRDGPANAHDLMQKQLSDASSSVEHEGQRDCIEELQETSEFGCVPLPSTLKCNGDSSNSSVESKLRAKVPYVRLERLQIDLSTDTELPTFKLLPGSGQDEFSLIIIEGDGLPLNPSFRTPTLESTLTPPNSASPASETDIEFVFSERTEVGTKRSHQHHPLSPTPSPSEKSPGSIPDLKASPLCSVSEKGEESDEVVCVVCGKGGELPCCRRCLKVFHIDCHVPALSSVPSVEWTCSLCVDLAASEIQNESSATALEAESGSASGCLGALDQRKCEHLLLLLLSHKRSHAVQNPTGLLQLKNQQVNLSSIRGKLEKMSAPHYSRPEEFVMEVRLMFKTYSKLVQDKEVAESVKTLHSFFEERLADVFSGKTFTQSPADEREVELGIKHCDQTDTREPACSADGLDSSPLQAKRRRLDED
- the LOC140489354 gene encoding transcription intermediary factor 1-alpha-like isoform X3, giving the protein MDSPTALLPAESGRPPDDSGPAAEAEAPDAVAAEMSQLERCGVCREALRERQPRLLPCLHSLCKGCIGANSNSPGEGLICCPVCKQQCYIKDIIENYFLRDTGELDSSSNRKVSQVCTSCEDNAVSSSFCVECAEWLCDACVEAHQRVKFTKDHTMSKKNPGLTVDGRSNCERPIFCSIHRQETLKLFCETCDTLTCRDCQLLTHKDHRYQFLEEAIKNQKLTLENLVKRLTEKKTQLQVTTKQVRTRLRDVQDMQKKVQVEIKMAILQIMRELNKRGKTLIQRLEKLTEERQLQLGQQHLSMSKLYWQMDHVLKFASWAISTDNSTALLLCKKLIFFQLQRGLQSKVNTEELKNDIITFLWDSAFWTKNAANFGNVVIEIPPTLSAHLPVQHPSTSGHCPQPVSQHPTVSQHPTVSQHPTVSQHPTVSQHPTVSQHPTVSQHPTVSQHPTVSQHPTVSQHPTVSQHPTVSQHPTVSQHPTVSQHPTVSQHPTVSQHPPVSQHPTVSQHPLVSQHPTVSQHSLASQHPTVSQHSLASQHSPVSQHPTVSQHSLVSQHPTVSQHPTVSQHSPVSQHPTVSQHNRMTMTQGTTWRNHMPMQPSHRPPPPSYHQLQPPRQSPVQHSTQQVLIRQSHSAPSWPPVSGQTRMQQAVQLVRPTAAVPNPNGRYLQQMQVQLVRQGNIVQMQQQQQQLMAQMLLLPQMNGVQVHQPQGHTQGAAKPLTSGQQCATLYPQLPVQQPTAISRLPSPMQRQPLPFGTSMPGSRQSPPVQQVSTSIAQLNVPVSRPSPPVQQALKSNTTFNRRFLSNAAPQQVHPISPVSQSLSDASSSVEHEGQRDCIEELQETSEFGCVPLPSTLKCNGDSSNSSVESKLRAKVPYVRLERLQIDLSTDTELPTFKLLPGSGQDEFSLIIIEGDGLPLNPSFRTPTLESTLTPPNSASPASETDIEFVFSERTEVGTKRSHQHHPLSPTPSPSEKSPGSIPDLKASPLCSVSEKGEESDEVVCVVCGKGGELPCCRRCLKVFHIDCHVPALSSVPSVEWTCSLCVDLAASEIQNESSATALEAESGSASGCLGALDQRKCEHLLLLLLSHKRSHAVQNPTGLLQLKNQQVNLSSIRGKLEKMSAPHYSRPEEFVMEVRLMFKTYSKLVQDKEVAESVKTLHSFFEERLADVFSGKTFTQSPADEREVELGIKHCDQTDTREPACSADGLDSSPLQAKRRRLDED